From the Salinimicrobium tongyeongense genome, one window contains:
- a CDS encoding helix-turn-helix domain-containing protein — protein sequence MSTIQFLQTSPEQLAELITEGVKTQLEAFKKDLHNKEAQDDLLTREQAANLLQIHETTLWHWTNKSKVKAYSIAGKRYYKRSEILGSLTELKK from the coding sequence ATGAGTACAATTCAATTTCTACAAACAAGCCCGGAACAATTAGCGGAACTAATTACAGAGGGCGTAAAAACGCAATTAGAGGCGTTTAAAAAGGATCTTCACAACAAGGAGGCACAAGATGACCTTTTAACAAGAGAACAAGCCGCAAACCTACTGCAAATTCACGAAACAACCCTTTGGCATTGGACTAATAAGTCCAAGGTGAAAGCTTATAGCATTGCAGGGAAAAGGTACTACAAGCGAAGCGAAATTTTAGGAAGTTTAACCGAACTAAAAAAATAA
- a CDS encoding site-specific integrase has product MATVNFLYRSTREKAPLNLRLLFRHNDKDFAIGGKTKLEVTRDYWNNHHSKQRLKDIEVKNLQTEVNNKLAALENHILKAFNSTQPGKVNKDWLKTTIEHYYNPPQQKIIPTDLVSYIDYYLEHRKNEITEANRKKVKVTKNKMLRLQKELGKPILINEVNEDFKKAYVDFSNKNAYSQNTQHREFVLIKTICFHARYLGVKTHHQLDGITLQREEANHIYLNLEELEKVKKADLKQDYLDNARDWLLISCYTGQRVSDFMRFKPEMIRTENGKPLLEFRQKKTKKEMSIPVVKEVREILEKRNGKFPRPISDQRYNDYIKEVCKEAKIKDEVKGKRRVSIAPKGVKPTKNDYRDVLDTFEKWELVSSHIGRRSFATNFYGKVPTTYLINITGHGSEKMFLNYIKKSNKDLALDAFNYFE; this is encoded by the coding sequence ATGGCTACTGTTAATTTTCTTTACCGATCTACACGGGAAAAAGCACCTTTAAACTTACGTTTACTATTTCGCCACAATGACAAAGATTTTGCTATTGGAGGTAAAACTAAATTGGAGGTTACACGGGATTACTGGAACAACCACCACAGCAAACAGCGTTTAAAAGATATTGAAGTTAAGAACCTGCAAACTGAAGTAAACAACAAGTTAGCAGCGTTAGAAAACCACATATTAAAAGCCTTTAATTCTACTCAACCGGGAAAGGTTAATAAGGACTGGTTAAAAACCACAATAGAACATTATTACAACCCACCACAACAAAAGATAATTCCTACTGATCTTGTTAGTTACATTGATTACTATTTAGAGCACCGTAAAAATGAGATAACCGAAGCAAACAGGAAAAAAGTAAAGGTTACCAAAAACAAGATGTTACGGTTACAAAAGGAACTGGGAAAGCCTATTTTAATCAATGAAGTAAATGAAGACTTTAAAAAGGCGTATGTAGATTTTAGCAATAAAAATGCCTATTCTCAAAATACACAACACCGGGAATTTGTACTAATAAAAACGATCTGTTTCCACGCCCGGTATTTAGGAGTAAAAACACACCACCAACTTGACGGCATAACCTTACAGCGCGAAGAGGCGAACCACATTTACTTAAACCTTGAGGAACTGGAAAAGGTTAAAAAAGCTGATCTAAAACAGGACTATTTAGACAATGCGCGCGACTGGCTTTTAATTAGCTGTTACACCGGGCAAAGGGTTTCTGATTTTATGAGGTTTAAGCCTGAAATGATAAGAACCGAAAACGGCAAACCCTTATTAGAGTTTAGACAAAAGAAGACCAAAAAAGAAATGTCTATTCCTGTTGTAAAGGAGGTACGGGAAATTTTAGAGAAAAGGAACGGCAAGTTTCCACGCCCTATTTCCGATCAACGGTATAACGACTACATTAAAGAAGTTTGTAAAGAGGCAAAGATAAAAGATGAGGTTAAGGGCAAAAGGCGCGTTTCAATAGCACCAAAGGGCGTTAAACCAACTAAAAACGACTACCGGGACGTATTAGACACTTTTGAAAAATGGGAGTTAGTATCTTCTCACATTGGCAGACGTTCATTTGCGACTAACTTTTACGGCAAAGTACCTACAACTTATCTAATAAACATTACAGGACACGGGAGCGAAAAAATGTTTCTCAACTACATTAAGAAGAGCAACAAAGATTTAGCCCTTGACGCCTTTAATTACTTTGAATAA
- a CDS encoding aminotransferase-like domain-containing protein yields the protein MSSPVNIAFHSFIKIDRSKKDPVYLQIVYQFINAVKTNLLEDGDQLPGSRKIAEDLQVHRKTIMASLVELQEQGWINSIPNIGTFVKNAELSSVAATGSGAFKSPPEKAAFTFRKEFILDTPFLEHREDLYFTDGTPDYGIIKGQELARFFASVLKRANWFNVLQQATEGNLFFRDQLSYYLNITRGFHLSRKFLLPISGREQVFSILSQLLIKTGDIVLVENLSYFLPNMIFGQAGAQLRTIPVDKDGMRVDFIREHFKAGEIRAVYLNPRCQYPTTVPLSEERKAALLQLAEQYNFIVIEDDDDFEFSLPKDRSASLYRKDGGNRVIYIGAFGRFLTPGFQMHFLIAPKDFLEEGKKYLNIFGRPNFLMEKTLGDIIHQGDVHRYQRKFHNVISERKKFFAQLLHTHFKSEITFSVPLSGLAFWIQFNQSFSLNHLQKKARKKGLLIPGTCLYQNQNLIALRLGFGHLSKNEMGEAVRLLAEAYGELVSEVSLQG from the coding sequence ATGAGTAGTCCGGTTAACATTGCTTTTCATTCATTTATCAAAATAGATCGCAGTAAGAAAGATCCGGTCTATTTGCAAATAGTGTATCAGTTTATTAATGCGGTTAAAACAAACCTTCTGGAAGATGGCGATCAACTCCCCGGAAGCAGGAAAATCGCAGAAGACCTGCAAGTTCACAGAAAAACAATTATGGCTTCCCTGGTGGAGCTGCAAGAGCAGGGATGGATAAATAGCATTCCCAACATAGGTACTTTTGTAAAAAATGCGGAGCTGTCTTCGGTAGCGGCCACCGGCTCCGGAGCTTTTAAGTCACCCCCCGAAAAGGCTGCCTTTACTTTCAGGAAAGAATTTATTCTGGATACTCCCTTCTTGGAGCATCGTGAAGATCTTTATTTCACCGATGGAACACCCGATTATGGGATTATCAAAGGGCAAGAATTGGCTCGTTTTTTCGCCTCGGTCCTTAAAAGGGCCAATTGGTTCAATGTATTGCAGCAGGCAACCGAAGGAAATCTGTTTTTTAGAGACCAGCTCAGTTATTACCTGAATATCACCAGGGGATTTCATCTTTCCAGAAAATTTTTGTTGCCCATTTCGGGAAGGGAGCAGGTTTTTTCCATCTTATCGCAGTTACTTATAAAAACCGGGGATATTGTTTTGGTGGAGAACCTGAGTTATTTTCTGCCAAATATGATTTTTGGTCAGGCAGGTGCACAGCTAAGGACGATTCCTGTTGATAAAGACGGGATGAGGGTTGATTTTATCAGGGAACACTTTAAAGCCGGTGAGATTAGGGCCGTTTACCTCAACCCTCGTTGCCAGTACCCCACTACAGTTCCTCTTTCTGAAGAGCGAAAGGCAGCTTTGCTCCAATTAGCGGAACAATACAACTTTATTGTGATTGAAGATGATGACGACTTTGAATTTTCCCTCCCAAAAGATAGGTCGGCATCACTCTATAGAAAGGACGGCGGAAATCGGGTCATCTATATCGGAGCATTTGGAAGGTTCCTCACCCCCGGGTTTCAAATGCACTTTTTAATCGCCCCAAAAGACTTTTTGGAAGAAGGAAAAAAGTACCTTAATATTTTTGGCAGGCCCAATTTCTTGATGGAAAAGACACTGGGAGATATTATTCATCAGGGGGACGTGCATCGGTATCAAAGGAAATTTCACAATGTAATTAGTGAAAGAAAAAAATTCTTTGCCCAATTACTCCATACTCACTTTAAAAGTGAAATTACATTTAGTGTACCTTTATCAGGCCTGGCTTTCTGGATTCAGTTTAATCAATCATTTTCATTGAATCATCTTCAAAAAAAAGCAAGGAAAAAGGGACTCCTGATTCCCGGTACATGTCTTTATCAAAACCAAAATCTTATTGCTTTAAGATTGGGATTTGGCCATCTCAGCAAAAATGAAATGGGAGAAGCTGTAAGATTACTTGCTGAAGCATATGGAGAATTGGTTTCTGAGGTTTCGCTGCAAGGATAA